The Arcanobacterium wilhelmae region TCGGGCCCGCTGGCGGCGTGTGCGCGTCGCTTGCGAAGTTGCAAGCGTGCACGTTCCGCGGCCTGCGCCCGGTAGAATAGGCACGAAGAAAGGAGCCGCCTGATGTGGATACCCGAGTTTTTGTACTCGTTGTATGAGCGCATGCTCGAGGCTGAGATTGATTCCGCTGCCGTGCCGGCGCATGTGGGCATCATTCTGGATGGGAATCGGCGTTGGGCGAAGGCGCTGGGTACGTCGGCGGCGAACGGGCACCGCAAGGGCGCGGACCATGTCAGTGAGGTGCTCGGCTGGTGTGAGGCGGCCGGGATCAAGATTGTCACGTTGTGGATGCTGTCCACGGATAATCTGTCGCGTGCGGCGGCGGAGCTCAATGATCTGATCGGGATTATTGGTGACGCGGTGGATACGCTCGCCGATTCGGGGCGTTGGAATGTGCGCGTTTTGGGGGATTTGAGCTTGTTGCCCGAGCAGGCGGCGCAGCGTCTTGAGGCGGCGGCGGCGCGTTCGGTGAAGGCGCCTGAGGCGATGATGGTGAATGTTGCGATTGGCTATGGCGGTCGCCAGGAGGTGACGCAGGCGGTGCGCGAGTATCTGCTTGAGCGTGCGGCCGCCGGCGAGACGCTCGAGGACGTGGCGAATTCGCTGTCGATCAACGAGATTTCGGACCACATGTATACGGCGGGTCAGCCAGATCCGGATCTGATTATTCGTACGTCGGGCGAGCAGCGGATGAGTGGCTTCATGCTGTGGCAGACGGTTCACACGGAACTGTATTTTTGCGAGACGTACTGGCCTGATTTCCGCCGGGTCGATTTCTTGCGCGCGATCCGCGATTTTTCGACGCGGGATCGTCGCATGGGCAAGTAGCGCTTGCGGTTTCAGCGGTGTTTGCGCCGGGCCGATTCCCAACGGCGGTGCGCAAGGAGCGTACGAGACCGGCGCGGTTTCGGTGCGGGTTGGCGCCGATACTAGCGTGCGTAGAGTTCGGATTCGGCTTGCAGTTCGGCGCGGGTTGGCGGGTTTGCGCCGGCGCGCGTGATGGCGATGCCGGCTGCGGCAGCCGCGTAGGCACCGAGCGAACGAAGCACGGGCGCGGAGAGATCAGCGATGTGTGCGGTTTCTTCGCCGCCGAGTACGGAGAAACGGCCGAGGCCGTCGATGAGGGCTGCCGTCATGGCGTCGCCTGCTCCAACCGTATCCACAACCTCAACCATCGCCGCGGGTAGTGCGACTGATTCGTGGGAGGTTGCGAGGAGTACGCCTTCTGGGCCGCGCGTGATCACGGCGAGTTTGGCGCCTCGGTTGAGGAAGTATTTCGCGGCTTCTGCCGGCGAGATTTCGCCAAGGAGCGCCGCGATATCTTCATCCGATGCTTTCACGACGTCGATGTAGGGCATCATTTCGTCGATTTGGGCGAGCACGGTGTGCGCGCTTCCCATGACGTTGAGACGAATGTTCGGATCGTAGGTGACGGTTGATCGGCCAGCGTACAGCTTGAGCCATTCGAGCACGGCTTGGCGGCCGGGTTCGAGGTGGGCGCCGAGGGAGCCAACGTGGACGGCGCGGGGCGCGTGTTCTTGGATTTTTGCGCGGAGCGCGGGATCCTCGGGTGGCATCGGGAAATCTGAGACGAGTGAGAACTCGTAGGATGCGGCGCCGCGTTCATTGATGGTGGCGTGAGCTGTGGAGGTGGGGCGATTGTCCACAGATCCGTTGACGAGTTCGACTCCTGATTCTTCCAGGCGCGCACGCAGGAGCGTGCCGTCGGCGTCGTCGCCGATGCGGGTGAGGAGTTGTGTGCGCCGGCCGAGCAGTGCGAGCCCGACGGCGGTGGCGAACGGGGAGCCGCCGGGGTGGCGGGTGACTCCGGCGGGGGAGTGGATGACGTCGACGAGGGATTCGCCGATCACGAACGTGCTCATTGTGGTGTCTCCTCACCCTCGCGGGTGGAGGTGTGTGCGGCGGCGAGACGCTGGCGGGCGCCGTCGAGCCAGCGTTCGCAACGACGCGCGAGTGCTTCGCCGAGTTCCCACATGGTGAGTGCGTCTTCGAGTGGGAGGTTGCCCTGCTCGAGCCGGGAAACGATTTCGACGAGTTTTGCGCGGGCGTCTTCGAACGACAGCCCTGCTACCTTGGCGTCGAGTTCTTCAGGGGTGAGCGGAGCAGAGCTCGTTGCTGTGGTGGTGTCTGCCATGTTCTCTCCTATCCTGAATGCGTTATTTATGAGGGTGGGTGCTGGATGTGAGATCCAATGAGCCCTCCGCCAACGTTGCCGTGAGGCTCTCCCCAGGAGTGACATCCCGAGGGGAGCGGACAATATGGCCCTCATGTGTCCTTAACACAGCGTATCCGCGGTTGAGCGTGGAAAGTGGGGACAAAGTCCGTAGTTGGCGAGTTATCGCCGAAATATCGGCCCTCCGAGTTTCTACATACCCATTGATATATTGTGCAGCCCACTCCCGCAAGCCGGAAATATCTTCTTCCCTCGCATCGACCATGTGTTCCGGCGTTGCCATCACTGGGCGTGAGCGGAGGGTGGAAATCTCGTTGGTTGCGCCGTCGAGGAGACGGTCGATCGCGAGGCGGCCACGACGTAGGCCGACGGCGAGATCTTGGCGCAGTTCGCCGACGTCGGGGACGACGTTTTTTGCGGCGTCGGTTGGGGTGGAGGCGCGGAAGTCTGCCACGAGATCAAGGATTGGTGAATCGGTTTCGTGCCCGATCGCGGAAACGATGGGCGTGTGTGCGGCTGCGACGGCGCGGGCGAGAGTTTCGTCTGAGAAGGGGAGGAGATCTTCGACCGAGCCTCCGCCACGCGTAATGATGATGACGGAAACCGTTGGGTCCGCATCGAGTTCTTCGAGAGCGGGGATGATCTCGGCCACGGCGTTTGTTCCTTGGACGGCGACCTCGCGGATCTCGAACTGGGCGTCTGGCCAACGGTTGTAGGTGTTTTCGAGTACGTCGTGTTTGGCTTTTGCGTTGCGGCCGCAGATCAGGCCGATCTTCGCGGGGAGGAACGGGAGGGGCTTTTTCCGGCGCGCGTCGAAAAGGCCTTCGGCTGCGAGCTTGGCCTTGAGAGCTTCGATGCGTGCAAGGAGATCGCCAAGGCCGACCTGGCGGATCTCTTGCGCGAAGAGTGAAAGGGAACCGTTGACTTTATAGAAATCGGGTTTCGCCTGAACTACCACGTGTTGGCCCACCTCGACTGTGGGGGCGAGAGCATGGGAGAAGATCTTGACGGTGATGGAGGCTTTCTCGTAGAGGTCCGTGAGAGTGAGGAACTGGACCTTCGATCCGGGCCGGCGCACGAACTCTGTGATTTCGCCTTCCACCCACATCATCGACATGGCGGAGACGTATTCTTCGATCTTCTTGTTGAGGAGCGCGAGTGGCCACGGCCGCTCTGGCGTGGTGGCGGCCGCTGTTTGAGGCAGATCTGCAGGTACGGGATACTTCACGGTTTCTATCCTAGAGGGCTGACATTGGTGGCGGGTGAGTAGAAAGGCATGCTCAGGGTGACGAGACGGCGGTGCGAGAGGGGAGGGGGTGCAGTGGATCACGGGCTGGTTGCCGAGTATATGGGGATGATGTGTGCGCACTCTCTCGCGTGACGCCAGATTTTCCCTTAGGGTGGAGGCGTGACTGAGAATACTGTTTCGCTTGCTGGTTCCTCCGCTTTCCCTGCCGATATTCCTTCTGAGGCATCGGCAGACGGAAAGCGTATCTTGATCGCAACCCCGCGCGGGTATTGTGCGGGTGTTGATCGCGCGGTGGACACCGTGGAGAAAGCCCTCGAGCTGTACGGCGCTCCGGTGTATGTGCGCAAGGAGATTGTGCACAACAAATTCGTGGTGGAGACGCTCACCAAGCGCGGTGCGATCTTCGTTTCCGAGACTGACGAGGTGCCCGAGGGTGCCCGCGTGGTGTTCTCGGCTCATGGTGTTTCTCCCGCGGTTCACGAAGAAGCACAGCGCCGGAACCTGCTGACGATCGATGCGACCTGCCCGCTCGTAACGAAAGTGCACAAGCAGGCGGTGCGGTTCGCGAATGATGATTACGACATCCTCCTGATCGGTCACGATGGGCACGAGGAAGTGGAAGGGACGCAGGGTGAGGCTCCCTCGCATATCCAGGTGGTGAACGGGCCCGAGGATGTGGATGGGATTGAGGTTCGCGATCCGGATCGTGTGGTGTGGATTTCGCAGACTACGCTCTCGGTGGACGAGACGATGGCGACGGTTGAGCGCCTGCGCGCAAAGTTCCCGAATCTGATTGATCCGCCCTCGGATGACATTTGCTACGCCACCCAGAACCGCCAGGGTGCGGTAAAGAAGATGGCTCCCGAATCCGACGTGGTGATCGTGGTGGGTTCTGCGAATTCCTCGAATTCGGTTCGCCTGGTTGAGGTGGCGCTGGAGGCTGGTGCTGGTAGTGCACAGCGCGTAGACAAGGCAGATGAACTTCGTCAGGAGTGGTTCGAGGGTGCGACGACGATCGGCGTGACGTCGGGTGCTTCCGTTCCGGAGATCCTGGTTCGCGAGGTTGTTGACTGGCTCAAGGCTCGCGGTTTTACGGCTGTGGAGCCGGTCTCGACAGTGACTGAGGACGTGCATTTCTCCCTCCCGAAGAATCTCCGTGGTGATCTGAAGGCCACCGGTGTGGAAGTGGATCGACCGCACAAGGTACGCGACCGTAAGGCAGGCGTTTCCAACGCCCGCTCGACTCATCGAATCGGCGAGGCGAACGAGAGCTGAGGCTGTGGGGTGTCACACCCCACACCATTTCCAGCGGCAAGATTTTCTTTTTGTGTTGCCTCAGAGGTTGAGCGATCGCAGATCAGGGTGAGTGCGCTTGAGGTTTCATAACTCAGGGGCTGTGGCTTCGCGGATCTGAGCCGCCTCGCTACTGATTTGCGGTGGTGCTTGTAACGCTTTGGCCTTTTCGCCCAGGGAATCGAACTTCCGGTAGGACACCAGGACGCGACTCTCAAGCGAGGCCATCGCCGAGTTGTATGCCTTCACTGATCCTTGGAGTGATTTGCCGAGCTTGGCAAGGTGATCCACGAACACGCTCAGGCGATCGACGAGTTCACGCCCGACGGCCACAATTTCGGCTGCTTCCGCTGAGGCAGATTCGCTGCGCCATACCGCTGCCACAGAACGCAATAGAGCCAGGAGCGATGCGGGGGAGGTAGGGATGACTCCTTGGCCGAGCGCGTATTCGAGCAATCCTGGATCCGAATCGAGTGCCTGTGAGAGCAGCGCCTCGGACGGCAAGAACATCACGGTGAGCTGCGGTGAATTTGCAAAATCGCCCGGATAATTGCGCTTGACCAGCGTGTTCACATGGCTTCGCACAGCCTTCGCGTGATCAGTGAGGTGCCCGGCACGCTCCTTCGCGCGCTCGAGATCCGACGGTGAGATCTCCATCGCCTCCAGGTATGCGCCCATCGGCACCTTCGAATCGATGGGGATCTGGCCACCGCCAGGCAGATGAATCAGCATATCTGGGCGGCCCTTACTCGGCGCTCCGGACACGGCGTTTCCCGCGCCTGAAGCCGATCCGGAATCGACAAATCCTGCCGAGGCCTTTTGCTCGTCGAAATCCATATGAGCGAGCATCCCCGCAGCTTCCACCACGCGCCGCAACTGCACCTCGCCCCAGGCGCCACGTGCCGAGGAGTTGCGCATCGCTGATGCGAGTGACTGTGTAGTGGATGCCAGCTGGACCGTTGTTTTCGCATCGTTCGCCAGTTGCTGGCCAATGCGTGCAAACTGCTCCGCATTCTTCGCATCGAGCGAGCGCACATACCGATCCACCTGCCCCAATTGATGCGCAATCGGAGACAGGGCGGCCAACAAGGCAGATTCCTCCTGCGATTTCTCCGCCAGACGCTCAAAATCATCTTCGAGCCGTGCCTGCTGCCCCTGCGCCACCAATAATTGTTCGCGCGATGCCTGGGCGGCGGCGCGGGCGGAATCCGCCTCCGCCCGCGCCGCATCCACCCCCGCGCGGCCCCGACTTGCGGCAAAAGCCCAGCCCACAGCCGCGCCGCACGCCAACGCCAGCGCGATGATCACCATCAAAAATCCCACTGAAATGTTCATACCCCCAACACTATCGAGGGGGTATGACAAAAAACGGCGATCACTTTCGCGCGCCGCGCCCCGGCGTCGTGAAAGAAACCGGGTAGCGGTGATTGAGCAGGAGGAAGCGCCACTTCAGGGCGTAAGGGGGAGGCTCCGCGCCGCAGGCGTGGAGGGGAACTCCCAGGAGCCCAGAAGTGGCGCTTCCGTATGCGTACGCCATCCACACCCAGGCGTCGGACACATCTGGGGCGTGGGCTGGGAACTGTGCCACCACGCCACTACAATGGAGCCGTGGCTTTAACTATCGGAATTGCAGGACTCCCCAACGTGGGAAAGTCCACCTTGTTCAATGCGCTTACGCGCGCAAACGTGCTCGCCGCGAACTACCCGTTCGCAACGATCGAGCCCAACGTCGGCGTGGTGCCGCTTCCTGATCCGCGCCTGAATAAGCTCGCGGAGATCTTCGGCTCGCAGAAGGTTCTGCCGGCAACGGTCTCCTTCGTGGATATCGCGGGCATCGTGCGCGGTGCGTCGGAAGGCGAAGGTCTCGGCAACCAGTTCCTCGCGAACATCCGCGAGGCGGATGCGATTTGCCAGGTCACGCGCGCGTTTGCTGACCCGGATGTCACTCACGTGGACGGCAAGGTGGACCCGGCGTCGGATATCGAAACCATCACCACCGAGCTGGTGCTGGCCGATATCCAGACCCTTGAAAAGCAGCTCCCGCGCCTGCAGAAGGAGCTCACGGGCAAGAAGATTCCGAAGGAATACGTCACTACCGCGCAGGAGGCGCTCGCGATCCTCGAGGAGGGCAAAACCCTCTTCGCGGCCGGAAAGCACCTCGATCAGGACATCCTGAAGACTTTCCAGTTGATGACGTCCAAACCTTTCATCTACGTCTTCAACACCGACGACGACGGCCTGGCCGACACCGACATGCAGGCCAAGCTGCGCGAACTTGTTGCGCCCGCGCAGGCGATCTTCCTCGACGCCAAGTTTGAATCCGAGCTCATCGAGCTGGATGAAGACGAAGCTCGTGAAATGCTCGAATCCACTGGTCAGACGGAATCGGGCCTCGATCAGCTGGCGCGTGTGGGCTTCGATACCCTCGGCTTGCAGACGTATCTGACGGCCGGCCCGAAGGAAGCCCGTGCGTGGACCATCCACAAGGGCGATACGGCGCCGCAGGCAGCTGGCGTGATCCACACCGATTTTGAGCGCGGCTTCATCAAGGCCCAGATCGTTTCCTTCGATGATCTCGTCCAGTACGGCTCGATGGCCGAAGCAAAGGCCCACGGCCACCTGCGCATAGAGGGCAAGGACTACGTGATGCAAGACGGCGACGTCGTCGAGTTCATGTTTAACGTCTAAAACACAACTTTTCAGTAGGGTCGCCCCACCGGGGCGGCCCTACTTTTTGGCCTTTAAGCCCCGATAGCTTGGAGCCGTGTTTCGACGAAGTCAGCTGATGTCTGTGGCAGATCTATCGCCGATGTCGAGGCTCGTGGCAGGAGCATCGCAGGGGTATTGCAGTTGTCACTGCTCTCGGGGATGATGGGGGATATGCATCATTTTTCGTTCGCGTGGGTGGGAATTAAATCGTGGAGTGCCCGAGCATGGCTTGTTGCGGCCGCGGGCGCGCTCGGAACGGCTTTGTTGATCGGTTTCGCTACGGTTCTGATTCCAAATTCTGTGTTCGGCCGCGATATTGCGCCGGTTGCGTGGAACTATCCGGTCTGGATCGCGACGGCGGTGCTCACCGGACTCTTGCTCGGCACATACGTTGGCACGCCAGCTGGCGACGTCGGTGCGCAGCCGTCGACAGACCGCGGCTCGCTCGGCCTGCTCGGTACCGCGTTGGGTTGGTTTGCGGTGGGTTGCCCGGTGTGTAACAAAATTGCATTGCTAGCGCTGGGCTATTCCGGTGCGATCAGCTATTTCGCGCCGCTCCAGCCGCTTCTCGCTGTAGCTGCCCTGGGGTTGCTTGTGTATGCGCTGATTCGCAGGCTTTCCGGGCAGGTTGCGTGTACGGTGGCAATTCCGAGCGTACGGGAATAATTTGCGCACGATTCTCATTAAGGCTTGTGAGTTGCGGGCCACGCGCTCGCGCTCGCTGCGGCTTCGGACGTGAGCGTCACCGGCGTTCCTGCAGGGCTTGTCGACGCCGAACTCCCCAGCGACTTTGATTTGGTGGTCGCCATGTACCCGGCTTTGCGCCGCACCGACGACGGGGCTGCACAGGCGCGCCTGCTCGACGTCGTCGCGCCCGGCGGGCACCTGGTTTTCGTCCACCACGCCGACGTCGCGCCAGGACACGGCTGGAACCCGGAGGACTACGTCGGTCCCGACGCCGTTCTCGCCCTCGCGCTCGAGCGCGGCGGTTGGGACGTCGTCACCAACGAGCGCCGCCCCCGGAATGTGAGCGGCGGCGCCGGTGCGCATCACCGTGACGATCGGATCATCCACCTGCGCCGCGCATAGTGGGAATATTCCCGCGCTTCTTGCACGCGATCCGTACCCGCCGCGGGTGAAAGCGCTGAAAGGCCGGCCAGGATTGCGGGTACGCGTTGGTGATGATCGGATCATCTATGCGGTGGAAGATCGTCGCCTCGTTGTTGCGGTGGTAAAGATCGGCAACCGGCGGGACGTGTACCGCTAGGTGGGACGGGGCTTCCTGGCGAGAGCTTTAAATGCTATCGTTGATGATAGCAATGAGGGGAGGCGTGATGGCGTCAATTCTTGTGCGTGGCCTTGATGATGCGGTGAAATCTGGCATTGCACATCGTGCGAAAGAAAACGGTCGATCAATGGAGGCCGAGGTCCGCGAAATTCTGACACAAGCTGTTCGGCGGCCGAACATCGGCGTGGCCATCCTCGATGCGTTTAGCGGTGGACCCGAAGGGGATGAGTTCGTGGTCCCTGCGCGTAATGATCAAGCGCGGGTGGCGATCTTCGAGTGATTGTTCTCGACACAAACGTTATTTCGGAGCTTATGCGAGGAAACCCGAACGAATCGGTTGTCTCGTGGGTGCGTTCCGTGCGTGATGACTTCGCGATCACATCGATTACGTTGGCAGAAATCAATGCGGGTTTGGCGTTGATGCCTCAGGGGAAGCGCCAGCGCTATCTTGCAACAACTTTCGCCACCGTCGTCGAGCCTTACCTTGGCACGCGTGCAATTCTTCCTTTCGGTGAAGCCGAAGCAGCTATCTATGCGCAAGTTGTCAAGGCTCGCTCGCGCGCGGGGAGGCCGATCTCGACGGCCGACGCGCAGATAGCTGCGATTTGCCTAGCAAATGACGACGTGTGTGCAACCCGGAATGTGAAAGATTTCCAGGGGACCGGGGTGAAACTCGTTAACCCTTGGGAGATGTAACCGACGACGTCGGTGTGTTAGGGAAATCGCGAGCGAGGGTAGGTGTTTCTGGCTACCCATTGCTAGCATGATTTTCGCTCATGGAATTCGGGTTCGTTGCGGGACTGAGTTGCTGCCGTAATGCGTTAATTTCTGCTCGAAGTGCCGTAATCTCATCCTCGAGAGTTGCTTCACGAGCGTCGGAATTAGTTTCAATCGTTTCTACGATCCATGACGCTATCGAGGCGGTGACAACGCCGATCAATGCGACGCCGGCAACCATCATGCAGACCGCAATTGCGCGACCAGTCCACGAAATTGGGTAAAGGTCACCGTAGCCGACTGTTGTGATTGTGCAAACCGCCCACCACAGAGCATCGGGAAAATCATGGATAAGAGTATTTGGCTCTCCCCGTTCGGCGTCGAGAACCGCGAGAGATCCCACGAGCACGAGAAGGAAAACGCTTGCACTTGAGTAGAGCGCAAGTTTCCCTCGAAAAGTGGCGCTGGCACTCTTACCTAGGATCTTGACCAGATTGATCAATTGAAGCAATCGTAACGGCCGCAAGAGAGGTAACGCCACAATAGCCAGGTCGACAAGATGGTGTATGAACCAGTGGAGCTTTCGTTTTGAAAGCGCCAGTCGGATCACGTAATCGACCGCAAAGATTGCCCAAATTGCAGGTAGGTTCTTGGGGTCAATGCACTATCTGATTGGGGTGTGTTGGTATGGCCGGGAAGTGGCTTTGTGTGAAGCCTGTGGTGTTGGAGTGTATTCGGGGTGGGGAGAGCGCGTCGAGTCTTTCTCGCCGGTTGGGAATGTCACGGGAAACGATCCGCAGGTGGTGTCGTGAGGCGGGTCTAGTCCTCGCGACGGGCCCGCATGGGTCTCTTGCCTAGGTTCGTGAGCGTGATCGTCAACGTGCGGTCGAGTTGATTGGCCAGGGATGGACGAATACGGATATTGCGCATGAGCTTGGGTATTGCCGTGAATGGGTCCGTCAATGCAGGGTAGCGTTAGGCGACATGGAAAATGCGTTACGACGAGGCCGCCGTGGCGGGACTCGTCATCTTGCAAGTGTGGACCAGGTTGGCAGCGGCAACGTTGGGCGCGGGCGTCGTATCACGAGTAAAGAACGTGTCGCGATCGCGTTGCTGTTAGACCAAGGATACTCTGGCCGGCAGATCGCGATCCGCCTCAAACGCTCCCCGTCAACGATCACGCGTGAGATTAACCGTTCCCAACGCGTGGATGGGTCCTATGATGCGGGTGTGGCTTCACGCAAAGCATTCGAGCGTAGGGCACGTCCTAAACCATTGAAACTCCAGGCCAACACGCGTCTTCGGGAGGTTGTGGTGGGGTTGCTCAATCAACGGTATTCACCCCAGCAAGTCGCGGTACGGTTACGACACTTGTATCCAGATGATAGGGAGATGCACGTGAGTGTCGAAGCGATTTATCAAGCCTTATATGTTCAAGGGGTAGGTTCACTCGCGCAGGAACTGAAACGTGAAAAAGCGTTGCGTTCGGGACGGAAGAATCGTATTCCTCGGTCGCGTCTTGCAGGGCTTCCGGGGCGTGGGAGGAAAACATGGGTCGAAGGTGCCCAGATCTCGATGCGCCCTCCCCAGGCCAGTGATCGGGCTGTTCCTGGGCATTGGGAAGGCGATCTGGTTGTTGGTGGTGGTAAGGATGGGCATGGGACAGCGTTGATCACGCTCGTTGAGCGGCGTTCACGGTTTGTGTTGATGCACCGGCTCGGAGCGGGACGTGACTCGAAGACTGTGGTCGATGAGTTGGTCACGATGGTGAAGTCTTTACCCGGGAAGTTTGAAACGATCACGTGGGACCAGGGCTCGGAAATGGCTCAAACCCCGTCCTTCACGATCGCGACGGGAGTGAAAGTGTTTTTCGCTGACCCCCACTCTCCCTGGCAGCGGCCCTCGAACGAGCGACTCAACCGTGACATCCGCGAGTACTTCCCCAAAGGAACGAACTTCGCCACCATCACCGATGCCCAAGTCCAAGAAGCCCAAGACGAACTCAACAACCGCGCCCGCGTCGTCCTCAAAGGCGCCACCCCACATGAGACACTAGCCCAACAACTAAATGATGCATTGACCGCCTGAACCCCCCGCATTCATGCCGAACGATGCCCACGAGTGGCCGGCACCTTTCAGATCACCAATGACATCCCACCCGTACAATGTGAGGAAAATAAGGGCGAAAGCGGTGAGTGCCCATTGTGAGTGGCGTTCCCATCGGTTGGATGGCACGATATGCGTGTCGAGGCTACTTTGTGCTTGTGAAGAGCCTTGCGATTCGTTGTTCGTCATGTGAGTAATTGTAGATCTGTGCAGATTACAAAATAAGCTCAAGAAATCTCGATCAGATCATGAGATTGTTGATGAGCGAAGGGAGCCTGCGACCATTAATTTAATGTACAAATCGTGGTACGAATTGTACAATTTTTGTATGACGGTAACGAGTGTTTCTGAAATGCGAAAAAATCTTGCGTCCGCCATCGACGCGGCTCAGGAGGAGGCTGTTTTCGTTGAGCGGCACGGCGCCGCAGAGGCGGTGCTCATTAGCGCGCTTCGATATGAACAGCTGATGGACGCTCTCGAGGAGATCGAGGACATTGCTGATTTTGACGAAGCGATGGCTGAAGAGGGTGAAAACATCCCGTGGGACGTGGTGAAGGCTGAACTCGGATGGAGCTAAGCGGGCCGTACTCGATCGAGTTTCGTCCTGCGGCTCTGCGGCAGCTGAAGAAAGTTCCTCCCGAGGAGCAGGCAAAAATCCGCGGAGCAATCGCGCTTCTTGCGCGCGATCCGTACCCGCCGCGGGTGAAGGCGCTGAAAGGCCGGCCAGGATTGCGGGTATGCGTCGGCGATTATCGGATCATCTATACGGTGGAGGATCGCAGGCTCGTCGTCGTGGTAGTCAAGATCGGCAATCGGCGGGACGTGTATCGGTAGAAGCGGCTGGTGTGTTTCTCGATATTGTCGCCTCCGAGCGTGGTTGAGGGGTGACGGCTTGCTACCGTCACCCCTCAACCACTCATGTGAAAGGCTTTCTTCCATTCAGTTGGCTTCGCTCTAGCGCGGCTATTGGTGCGTGCGCAAGATTGCGGTTACTTCCGCTTGCGCAGGATCGCGATCACCACGCCCGCGGCGAGGAGAACCAGGCCAATCACGCCGACCACGGCCACCGACGCGCCCGTGAACGCCAGGTTCCCGCCGCGTTGCGGGCTCGCACTCGGTGAGTCCTGGCTCGGCACTGCCGACGACGTCGGGGCAGCCGACGTCGGGGCTGTGTTCGTTGCGCTGGTGGTCGGCGTGGGATCCTGCGTCGCCTTCTGCGTCGGCTCAGGCTTCGTCGTCGGCGAAGGTGTTGCCGTCGGCTCACCCGTCGGCGCGGGTGCCGGCTTTGCTACAACCGTGGCAGGGAACTGCAGATCCGCGTACACGAGGCGATGATCCGACGTCGGCAGCGGGTAGCTGTAGCCCACGAGCCTCTCAAGCTCCGAACCCGGAAGCGGCCAGAACACCTTCGCGTCCAACACCTTCGTGCCCGCATTCGGCAATACATAATCCACGCGCAGGTTGCCCACCGACTTGTCCGAGAAGTCAGCCGTATCGTACTTTGGATCACTCTTGTGGGTATCGTTCGCCTGGCCCTGCAGTTTCGCGGCCGCCGGGCCACCCTCCGACGTCGGCAGCGTATCGACAACCCGCGGGTTCTCCAGAAGCTGCGCGATCGCACCCGGCC contains the following coding sequences:
- the ychF gene encoding redox-regulated ATPase YchF is translated as MALTIGIAGLPNVGKSTLFNALTRANVLAANYPFATIEPNVGVVPLPDPRLNKLAEIFGSQKVLPATVSFVDIAGIVRGASEGEGLGNQFLANIREADAICQVTRAFADPDVTHVDGKVDPASDIETITTELVLADIQTLEKQLPRLQKELTGKKIPKEYVTTAQEALAILEEGKTLFAAGKHLDQDILKTFQLMTSKPFIYVFNTDDDGLADTDMQAKLRELVAPAQAIFLDAKFESELIELDEDEAREMLESTGQTESGLDQLARVGFDTLGLQTYLTAGPKEARAWTIHKGDTAPQAAGVIHTDFERGFIKAQIVSFDDLVQYGSMAEAKAHGHLRIEGKDYVMQDGDVVEFMFNV
- a CDS encoding 4-hydroxy-3-methylbut-2-enyl diphosphate reductase → MPSEASADGKRILIATPRGYCAGVDRAVDTVEKALELYGAPVYVRKEIVHNKFVVETLTKRGAIFVSETDEVPEGARVVFSAHGVSPAVHEEAQRRNLLTIDATCPLVTKVHKQAVRFANDDYDILLIGHDGHEEVEGTQGEAPSHIQVVNGPEDVDGIEVRDPDRVVWISQTTLSVDETMATVERLRAKFPNLIDPPSDDICYATQNRQGAVKKMAPESDVVIVVGSANSSNSVRLVEVALEAGAGSAQRVDKADELRQEWFEGATTIGVTSGASVPEILVREVVDWLKARGFTAVEPVSTVTEDVHFSLPKNLRGDLKATGVEVDRPHKVRDRKAGVSNARSTHRIGEANES
- a CDS encoding isoprenyl transferase; the protein is MWIPEFLYSLYERMLEAEIDSAAVPAHVGIILDGNRRWAKALGTSAANGHRKGADHVSEVLGWCEAAGIKIVTLWMLSTDNLSRAAAELNDLIGIIGDAVDTLADSGRWNVRVLGDLSLLPEQAAQRLEAAAARSVKAPEAMMVNVAIGYGGRQEVTQAVREYLLERAAAGETLEDVANSLSINEISDHMYTAGQPDPDLIIRTSGEQRMSGFMLWQTVHTELYFCETYWPDFRRVDFLRAIRDFSTRDRRMGK
- the xseA gene encoding exodeoxyribonuclease VII large subunit; translated protein: MKYPVPADLPQTAAATTPERPWPLALLNKKIEEYVSAMSMMWVEGEITEFVRRPGSKVQFLTLTDLYEKASITVKIFSHALAPTVEVGQHVVVQAKPDFYKVNGSLSLFAQEIRQVGLGDLLARIEALKAKLAAEGLFDARRKKPLPFLPAKIGLICGRNAKAKHDVLENTYNRWPDAQFEIREVAVQGTNAVAEIIPALEELDADPTVSVIIITRGGGSVEDLLPFSDETLARAVAAAHTPIVSAIGHETDSPILDLVADFRASTPTDAAKNVVPDVGELRQDLAVGLRRGRLAIDRLLDGATNEISTLRSRPVMATPEHMVDAREEDISGLREWAAQYINGYVETRRADISAITRQLRTLSPLSTLNRGYAVLRTHEGHIVRSPRDVTPGESLTATLAEGSLDLTSSTHPHK
- a CDS encoding carbohydrate kinase family protein, with product MSTFVIGESLVDVIHSPAGVTRHPGGSPFATAVGLALLGRRTQLLTRIGDDADGTLLRARLEESGVELVNGSVDNRPTSTAHATINERGAASYEFSLVSDFPMPPEDPALRAKIQEHAPRAVHVGSLGAHLEPGRQAVLEWLKLYAGRSTVTYDPNIRLNVMGSAHTVLAQIDEMMPYIDVVKASDEDIAALLGEISPAEAAKYFLNRGAKLAVITRGPEGVLLATSHESVALPAAMVEVVDTVGAGDAMTAALIDGLGRFSVLGGEETAHIADLSAPVLRSLGAYAAAAAGIAITRAGANPPTRAELQAESELYAR
- a CDS encoding exodeoxyribonuclease VII small subunit codes for the protein MADTTTATSSAPLTPEELDAKVAGLSFEDARAKLVEIVSRLEQGNLPLEDALTMWELGEALARRCERWLDGARQRLAAAHTSTREGEETPQ
- a CDS encoding DNA recombination protein RmuC codes for the protein MNISVGFLMVIIALALACGAAVGWAFAASRGRAGVDAARAEADSARAAAQASREQLLVAQGQQARLEDDFERLAEKSQEESALLAALSPIAHQLGQVDRYVRSLDAKNAEQFARIGQQLANDAKTTVQLASTTQSLASAMRNSSARGAWGEVQLRRVVEAAGMLAHMDFDEQKASAGFVDSGSASGAGNAVSGAPSKGRPDMLIHLPGGGQIPIDSKVPMGAYLEAMEISPSDLERAKERAGHLTDHAKAVRSHVNTLVKRNYPGDFANSPQLTVMFLPSEALLSQALDSDPGLLEYALGQGVIPTSPASLLALLRSVAAVWRSESASAEAAEIVAVGRELVDRLSVFVDHLAKLGKSLQGSVKAYNSAMASLESRVLVSYRKFDSLGEKAKALQAPPQISSEAAQIREATAPEL
- a CDS encoding type II toxin-antitoxin system RelE family toxin translates to MTIGSSTCAAHSGNIPALLARDPYPPRVKALKGRPGLRVRVGDDRIIYAVEDRRLVVAVVKIGNRRDVYR